A genomic window from Sulfurospirillum diekertiae includes:
- a CDS encoding methyl-accepting chemotaxis protein codes for MTISKQLMILLSIAIIGTCAIFGISMKELDKVYEETNYSNVNSLPSILILNDITVDALRLRLVLWEHISQEDKGSNDKSATGIKTSLANISKLLKNYESFVSDDKDRDMLSKDITSFEQYATIAQEVIKLSETGHKLEAGNFLNKSRPTLKNFTAALDAHMKYNSDIAKDSATTAAHEKQSANAIMIILSLIIIGSTIFISILIRNNIMQGVHLVRDSIANFVRTKELNFRIKYEKSNEIKEMVDSFNSLVETLESTIVDAKASSSENASVSHELSTTSMQIGRNAEQSSTIVENTIQEIQIIKTFVQETATLSETMKQNIATAGHRLDNAKNEVITLRNEVESASEAETALAQKLEQMSHDAEQVKQILTVISDIADQTNLLALNAAIEAARAGEHGRGFAVVADEVRKLAERTQSSLTEINATINVIVQSIVDSSEQMGRNAKNIQRLSTVSSGVETTILGTTQVMKESVDSVTTSAQNSQKISQDTDKIVSMVSNINTLTSQNARSVEEIAAAADHLSRLAENLNNKLNQFRS; via the coding sequence ATGACGATTTCTAAACAACTGATGATTCTGCTATCCATCGCAATTATAGGGACTTGTGCCATCTTTGGTATTAGTATGAAAGAACTAGATAAAGTCTATGAAGAAACAAATTATAGCAATGTCAATTCGCTTCCAAGTATTCTTATATTGAATGATATCACAGTTGATGCGCTCAGACTCCGATTGGTTTTATGGGAGCATATTTCGCAAGAAGATAAAGGATCAAACGATAAAAGTGCAACGGGAATTAAAACCAGTTTGGCGAATATTAGTAAACTACTTAAAAACTATGAGTCATTTGTTAGTGATGATAAAGATAGAGACATGCTTAGCAAAGATATTACAAGTTTTGAACAGTATGCTACTATTGCGCAAGAAGTTATCAAATTATCAGAAACAGGGCATAAACTTGAAGCAGGAAATTTCCTCAACAAAAGTAGGCCTACATTAAAAAATTTCACAGCTGCTTTAGATGCACATATGAAATATAATTCAGATATTGCAAAAGACTCTGCAACCACTGCTGCTCATGAAAAACAAAGTGCTAATGCTATCATGATTATTCTCTCTCTTATCATTATTGGCTCAACAATTTTCATCAGTATTCTTATCCGTAATAACATCATGCAAGGTGTTCATCTTGTACGTGATAGTATTGCTAATTTTGTTCGCACTAAAGAGCTTAATTTTCGTATTAAATACGAGAAATCAAATGAGATCAAAGAGATGGTTGATAGCTTCAATTCATTGGTTGAAACACTTGAAAGCACTATTGTTGATGCAAAAGCCTCTTCCAGTGAAAATGCTTCTGTATCGCATGAACTGAGTACCACCAGTATGCAAATTGGGCGTAATGCTGAACAAAGTTCTACGATTGTAGAAAATACAATCCAAGAGATTCAAATCATTAAGACCTTTGTTCAAGAAACCGCTACGCTTTCTGAAACGATGAAACAAAATATTGCAACAGCAGGTCATCGACTGGACAATGCTAAAAATGAAGTTATTACGCTTCGCAATGAAGTCGAATCTGCAAGTGAAGCTGAAACTGCCCTTGCTCAAAAATTAGAGCAAATGAGCCATGATGCAGAGCAAGTGAAGCAAATCTTAACAGTCATTTCGGATATTGCCGATCAAACCAATTTACTTGCACTTAATGCCGCTATTGAAGCTGCTAGGGCAGGAGAACATGGTCGTGGATTTGCGGTTGTTGCCGATGAAGTACGAAAGCTCGCTGAAAGAACTCAAAGTTCACTGACTGAGATTAACGCAACGATTAATGTCATTGTTCAATCCATTGTCGACTCATCTGAACAGATGGGAAGAAATGCTAAAAACATTCAAAGACTCTCAACGGTTTCCAGCGGTGTTGAAACAACGATTTTGGGAACAACACAAGTGATGAAAGAGAGTGTTGATTCCGTAACAACCAGTGCACAGAACTCACAAAAGATTTCACAAGACACCGATAAAATCGTCAGTATGGTGAGTAACATCAATACGTTGACAAGCCAAAATGCAAGAAGTGTAGAAGAAATTGCGGCAGCGGCAGATCATCTTTCACGTTTAGCAGAAAATCTTAACAACAAACTCAATCAATTCAGATCATAA
- the prmC gene encoding peptide chain release factor N(5)-glutamine methyltransferase, translated as MKHLRIKELLVQSAEQLREVTDIPQKEAMILLSEVLGYEMSWLISHSEDEIGENKHLKELLQRRKNHEPLEYILGRASFYDRVFDVDMRVLIPRPETEILVDKAVALAKELSSDAHIVEIGCGSGIISIMLSLLLPHARLTAIDISNEALHVSKQNAKKHGVSDKITFLEGSYIDGVSGEIDMIVSNPPYIANEEPLGIGLSFEPSLALYGGVKGDEMLCHIIDLFQERKAKVLVCEMGYDQRKAICQYTEKRGLAVDFYKDLAGLDRGFWIKE; from the coding sequence GTGAAGCACTTGCGCATTAAAGAACTCTTAGTACAAAGTGCTGAGCAATTGCGAGAGGTAACAGATATTCCTCAAAAAGAAGCGATGATCCTTTTAAGTGAAGTATTAGGCTATGAGATGAGTTGGCTTATAAGTCATAGCGAGGATGAAATAGGTGAAAATAAACATTTAAAAGAATTGTTACAACGTCGCAAAAACCATGAGCCTTTAGAGTATATTTTAGGACGTGCCAGTTTTTATGATAGAGTTTTTGATGTCGACATGCGCGTTCTTATTCCAAGACCTGAAACCGAGATATTGGTCGATAAAGCCGTGGCATTAGCTAAAGAGCTTTCTTCTGATGCTCATATCGTTGAAATTGGCTGTGGTAGTGGAATTATCTCAATTATGCTCTCACTTTTACTCCCTCATGCAAGATTGACAGCGATAGATATTTCAAATGAGGCTTTACATGTAAGCAAACAGAATGCAAAGAAACATGGTGTTAGTGACAAAATAACGTTTCTTGAGGGAAGTTATATAGATGGTGTGAGCGGTGAGATTGATATGATTGTTTCCAACCCTCCTTATATTGCCAATGAAGAGCCCTTAGGAATAGGACTTTCTTTTGAACCATCCTTGGCACTTTATGGTGGCGTAAAAGGTGATGAAATGCTGTGTCATATTATTGACCTTTTTCAGGAACGAAAAGCAAAAGTGCTCGTCTGTGAAATGGGGTATGATCAACGCAAGGCTATTTGCCAGTATACAGAAAAGAGAGGTTTAGCAGTGGACTTTTATAAAGATTTAGCGGGATTAGACCGTGGATTTTGGATTAAGGAGTAG
- the ftsA gene encoding cell division protein FtsA: MSTTILGIDIGSTKICAIIAQKNDDGDIKILGAGIAKSQGLKKGIITNIDLASKSIRNALNDAKRVAGTQYERVIVSISGAYTKSVDSSGIVNIPNRDIGIKEINRAMQMADHNANIPNEYEKLHVLPYNFKVDDQEFIEDPLGMNGARLEVQVHIITAQKSSLSNLRKAVKSAGVEIDNIVLNCYASAIAVLNHDERELGVAVIDMGGATCNVMIHAGNSMRFNDYLGVGSLNITNDLSTALHTPLGAAEEIKINYGSLKSNSSELIELPVIGDDGSTHEVSLNIVSNVIYVRVEETLMILAKTLEDSSFKEQIGAGVVLTGGMTKLDGIRELASAIFDNVPIRIAKPREMDGLFETLRDPSYSTAIGLVLYGGGHFTPYEIDSNKKLRYKDETIEPTRHHQETFDEGDETEEGEVGTAPQADNAKEKLKDLANIQEEESEGFGSKLWNRLTQLF, encoded by the coding sequence TTGAGCACTACGATTTTAGGTATCGACATTGGTTCAACCAAGATTTGCGCTATTATCGCTCAAAAAAACGATGATGGTGACATCAAAATTTTAGGCGCAGGTATTGCAAAGTCTCAAGGTCTTAAGAAAGGTATTATTACCAATATTGACCTTGCTTCAAAATCGATTCGCAATGCGCTTAATGATGCAAAAAGAGTCGCTGGAACACAGTACGAGAGAGTCATTGTTTCAATCTCTGGCGCATACACCAAAAGTGTTGATAGCAGTGGTATTGTTAATATTCCAAACCGTGACATCGGCATTAAAGAGATCAATCGCGCCATGCAAATGGCTGACCATAATGCCAATATTCCTAATGAATATGAAAAGCTTCATGTTCTTCCCTATAATTTTAAAGTAGATGATCAAGAGTTTATTGAAGATCCACTTGGTATGAATGGTGCTCGGTTAGAAGTACAAGTACACATTATTACGGCACAAAAATCATCCCTTAGCAATCTTAGAAAAGCTGTCAAGTCAGCCGGTGTAGAAATTGACAACATTGTTCTCAATTGTTATGCCTCAGCGATTGCTGTTTTAAATCATGATGAGCGAGAACTTGGCGTGGCTGTCATTGATATGGGTGGTGCGACGTGTAATGTGATGATCCATGCAGGCAACTCTATGCGTTTCAATGATTATTTGGGTGTGGGTTCACTCAATATCACCAATGACCTTTCAACAGCGCTTCATACACCATTGGGTGCAGCTGAAGAGATTAAAATCAATTATGGTTCACTCAAAAGTAATTCTAGCGAGCTTATTGAGCTCCCTGTTATTGGCGATGATGGCTCAACCCATGAAGTATCACTGAATATTGTTTCTAACGTTATCTATGTTAGGGTTGAAGAAACCCTGATGATTTTAGCAAAAACACTGGAAGATAGTAGCTTTAAAGAGCAAATCGGTGCAGGTGTCGTTTTAACAGGTGGAATGACAAAACTTGATGGCATTAGAGAATTAGCATCAGCAATTTTTGATAATGTGCCAATAAGAATTGCCAAACCAAGAGAGATGGATGGACTTTTTGAGACACTCAGAGATCCAAGCTATTCAACAGCTATTGGACTTGTTTTATATGGAGGCGGTCATTTCACCCCCTATGAAATTGATTCTAATAAAAAATTGCGTTACAAAGATGAAACCATTGAACCAACGCGCCACCATCAAGAGACTTTTGATGAAGGTGATGAAACAGAAGAAGGCGAGGTAGGGACAGCTCCTCAAGCAGATAATGCAAAAGAGAAACTCAAAGATCTTGCAAATATTCAAGAAGAAGAAAGCGAAGGGTTTGGCTCTAAGCTATGGAATAGATTAACACAATTATTTTAA
- a CDS encoding ABC-F family ATP-binding cassette domain-containing protein, which translates to MALLDLIGISKAYETQKILIDVDFSLHEGERVAIIGKNGGGKSTLMKIVFGALETDDGRRILQKNIKVGMLDQTPRFKEGMNVKEAIEEELKELKMARVRYEEVIKILESDYHNESLLAEQSQLVTFLDLHDAWSLDEKIEQVLQEFDLKQFEQSDVNLLSGGEQRRVTLAGLILQKPDILLLDEPTNHLDVYMVEFLEQMLLKSKFTLLFISHDRYFIDHLATRTIEIDDGKVRSFEGGYENYLTCKELLILSLQKQHENLLKYLKGEEEWLKRGVKARLKRNEGRKQRVFELRESAKKNPSLVRKLKLELEREKHNFNGEKIINKQKMLFEMYNIHKKLGDKLLIKDFSTRILQKDRIAIVGKNGAGKSTLLKILLGDLNVDSGNFDKGEFKVGYFDQQRAMLDDTKNLIETFCPNGGDRVDVKGKNLHVFGYLKDFLFPKEDLNKKIGILSGGEKNRVALALLFSQEVDCLILDEPTNDLDIPTINILEEYIQSFAGAVIFVSHDRYFVDKIAAKLYVFKGEGIIEESYQSYSEYLEIEKEIKELDAMESNQEAPWIEKEEPKVQKAKESAPTKLSYKEQRALETLPLQIQALEDEIAATKKCLESPECYQQIGLSTLSQRLEEKEALLEPMIEELLEIEEKVEMLQRG; encoded by the coding sequence TTGGCACTTTTAGATTTAATCGGCATTAGCAAAGCATATGAAACTCAAAAAATTTTAATAGACGTTGACTTTTCCTTGCATGAAGGCGAGCGTGTTGCAATCATTGGTAAAAATGGCGGTGGAAAATCTACACTGATGAAGATCGTTTTTGGTGCATTGGAAACTGATGATGGAAGACGTATTCTCCAAAAAAATATTAAAGTTGGCATGTTAGACCAAACTCCTCGCTTTAAAGAGGGAATGAATGTTAAAGAAGCGATTGAAGAAGAACTCAAAGAGCTCAAAATGGCGAGAGTTCGTTATGAAGAGGTCATTAAAATACTTGAATCTGACTACCATAATGAATCCTTGCTCGCAGAGCAGAGCCAACTCGTCACTTTTTTGGATTTACATGATGCGTGGAGTTTAGATGAAAAGATTGAGCAAGTTTTACAAGAATTTGATCTCAAACAGTTTGAACAAAGTGATGTCAATCTCTTAAGTGGTGGTGAACAACGTCGTGTAACACTCGCTGGTCTCATTCTTCAAAAACCAGATATTTTATTACTGGATGAGCCAACGAACCATTTGGATGTTTACATGGTCGAGTTTTTGGAGCAAATGCTTTTAAAATCAAAATTCACCCTCCTCTTTATCTCCCATGATCGTTATTTTATCGACCATTTAGCAACACGGACGATTGAAATTGATGATGGAAAAGTGAGAAGTTTTGAAGGTGGTTATGAAAATTATCTTACATGTAAAGAATTATTGATTTTATCTTTACAAAAACAGCATGAAAATCTCCTCAAATACCTCAAAGGCGAAGAAGAGTGGTTAAAACGTGGTGTCAAAGCGAGGCTTAAACGCAATGAAGGGCGAAAACAGAGAGTCTTTGAACTACGCGAATCTGCCAAAAAGAATCCTTCTTTGGTTCGCAAACTCAAACTGGAATTAGAGAGAGAAAAGCACAATTTCAATGGTGAAAAGATTATCAATAAGCAAAAAATGCTTTTTGAAATGTATAACATCCATAAAAAATTGGGCGATAAACTTCTCATTAAAGATTTTAGTACCCGTATTTTACAAAAAGATCGTATTGCCATTGTTGGTAAAAATGGAGCAGGAAAATCAACACTTTTAAAAATTCTACTCGGTGATCTCAACGTTGATAGTGGAAATTTTGATAAAGGTGAATTTAAAGTAGGTTATTTTGATCAACAACGAGCTATGCTCGATGATACTAAAAACCTCATAGAAACTTTTTGTCCTAATGGAGGCGATAGGGTTGATGTCAAAGGAAAAAATCTTCACGTCTTTGGCTATCTAAAAGACTTTCTTTTTCCAAAAGAAGATTTGAACAAAAAGATCGGCATACTCAGTGGTGGTGAAAAAAATCGTGTTGCCCTCGCCCTGCTCTTTTCACAAGAAGTGGATTGCCTTATTCTCGATGAACCAACCAATGATCTCGATATTCCAACGATTAATATTTTGGAAGAGTACATCCAAAGCTTTGCGGGTGCGGTCATTTTTGTCAGCCACGATCGTTACTTTGTCGATAAAATTGCAGCTAAACTGTATGTCTTTAAAGGTGAAGGTATTATTGAGGAGAGTTATCAAAGCTACAGTGAATATTTAGAGATTGAAAAAGAGATTAAAGAGCTTGATGCAATGGAATCGAATCAAGAAGCACCATGGATTGAAAAAGAAGAACCAAAAGTGCAAAAAGCAAAAGAGAGTGCGCCTACAAAACTGAGCTACAAAGAGCAGCGAGCACTTGAAACGCTACCGCTACAAATTCAAGCACTTGAAGACGAAATTGCCGCCACAAAAAAATGTCTTGAGAGCCCTGAATGCTATCAGCAAATAGGACTCAGTACGCTGAGTCAAAGATTGGAAGAGAAAGAGGCACTCTTAGAGCCAATGATTGAAGAACTATTGGAGATAGAAGAAAAAGTAGAGATGTTGCAAAGAGGTTAA
- a CDS encoding DUF4149 domain-containing protein yields the protein MKSLMVVYLVMLGIAIGVEIAAGAFIAPVIFFPQKYLGDGVLTHFQSGILMTQFFLKMNILIGFVALYSIIYEVQVWMMGKNYDFLSFVLSLICVITTGLFLFYYTPFIVHAQQLGSAETVTEAFATMHKQSEWVMKFLMVAQFGLFIRRGFLSQR from the coding sequence ATGAAAAGTTTAATGGTCGTTTATTTGGTAATGTTGGGTATTGCCATTGGTGTTGAAATCGCAGCAGGTGCATTTATAGCCCCAGTGATCTTTTTTCCACAAAAATATCTCGGAGATGGTGTTCTCACTCATTTTCAAAGTGGTATTCTAATGACACAATTCTTCTTGAAGATGAATATTCTAATAGGTTTTGTAGCGCTTTACAGCATTATCTATGAAGTGCAAGTTTGGATGATGGGTAAAAACTATGATTTTCTCTCATTTGTTTTGTCTCTTATTTGTGTGATAACTACAGGACTCTTTCTCTTTTACTATACGCCATTTATTGTCCATGCACAACAACTAGGTTCCGCTGAGACAGTAACGGAAGCCTTTGCAACGATGCATAAGCAGAGTGAATGGGTTATGAAATTCTTGATGGTTGCCCAATTTGGTTTATTTATAAGACGAGGATTTTTAAGTCAACGATAA
- the ftsZ gene encoding cell division protein FtsZ yields the protein MNGFSIEESKCVYGAKIKVIGVGGGGGNMINHMVREGISGIDLIAANTDAQALENCLAKTKIQLGKKGLGAGMRPEIGKESALESYEEIKSSLEKADIVFIASGFGGGTGTGAAPIVAQAAKEVGALTVAVVTRPFMFEGKKRAKLAEMGINELRKESDSIVIIPNDKLLSIVDAKFGIKDSFRIVDDVLSRAVSGMSLVVLSSGQSDINVDFADVQTVMSHRGMALMGIGESTGDDAAIEAIKSAIESPLLDNMSINGALGVLVHFQIPASYPITEISNAMSLILDCADEDADVIFGTTTSEDMADNSVRVTIVATGFENKVEASKELKMLNNNQESIKKERILRMKKVSGGYEGQDDYLDIPTYIRHQMD from the coding sequence ATGAACGGATTTAGCATAGAAGAATCAAAATGTGTTTACGGCGCTAAAATCAAAGTTATTGGTGTTGGTGGCGGTGGTGGTAACATGATTAACCACATGGTAAGAGAAGGTATTAGTGGTATCGATCTTATTGCTGCAAACACTGACGCTCAAGCCCTTGAAAACTGTTTAGCAAAAACAAAAATTCAATTGGGCAAAAAAGGTCTGGGAGCTGGTATGCGACCAGAAATTGGCAAAGAATCAGCATTAGAAAGTTATGAAGAGATCAAAAGTTCTTTAGAAAAAGCAGATATCGTTTTTATTGCATCCGGTTTTGGTGGTGGAACTGGAACAGGTGCTGCTCCTATTGTTGCACAAGCGGCTAAAGAAGTCGGTGCACTTACCGTTGCTGTTGTCACTCGCCCTTTTATGTTTGAAGGAAAGAAAAGAGCTAAACTTGCGGAGATGGGGATTAATGAACTTCGCAAAGAGAGTGATTCTATCGTTATTATCCCTAATGATAAACTGCTTTCTATCGTTGATGCCAAATTTGGAATCAAAGATAGCTTTAGAATCGTTGATGATGTTTTGAGTCGTGCTGTTAGTGGTATGAGTTTAGTGGTTCTTTCTTCAGGTCAAAGTGATATTAACGTTGACTTTGCAGATGTCCAAACCGTTATGAGTCATCGTGGTATGGCACTTATGGGTATTGGTGAGAGCACAGGCGATGATGCAGCCATTGAAGCAATCAAGAGTGCTATTGAATCACCTCTTCTTGATAACATGTCAATTAATGGTGCACTTGGTGTCTTGGTTCACTTCCAAATTCCAGCTAGTTATCCTATTACAGAGATCAGCAATGCAATGAGTCTTATTCTTGACTGTGCTGATGAAGACGCTGATGTTATCTTTGGTACAACGACCAGTGAAGACATGGCAGACAACTCTGTTCGAGTTACCATTGTTGCGACAGGCTTTGAAAATAAAGTTGAAGCTTCAAAAGAACTCAAGATGCTTAATAACAATCAAGAATCAATCAAAAAAGAGCGTATTTTACGTATGAAAAAAGTAAGTGGTGGCTATGAGGGACAAGATGACTATCTTGATATCCCAACGTACATTAGACACCAAATGGATTAA
- a CDS encoding M48 family metallopeptidase, translating into MLEFIILIYILYLLIKMYAAFMEIGFVTQARILKAIILSPSNYAKAAAYKIASQKLSLVSSFFDFILFFGWITFGLTALEATVHIGNEAMRSVLFVMSFIAINYVLLLPFDLYQTFGLDKKFGFSTINVKTFILDQIKSILMFILFGGAFFWAMSVIIMAYNYWWFYGFLFSFVVILFINMIYPIIIVPLFNKLTPLEDENLKSSIEALLNKAGLKSSGVFSLDASKRDNRLNAYFGGLGSSKRVVLFDTLIAKLEKHELLAVLGHELGHFTHKDILKNIASSALMLFVMFALFGNLPVELFDSLHVNKSAASIMVLFLLLSPVVSFILMPLFGLLSRYNEYRADEYGSVCESKEALASALVKLADENKSFPFSHPLTIALYFTHPPLTERLKKLGMHFEEGEALAH; encoded by the coding sequence ATGTTAGAATTTATTATACTTATTTACATACTTTATCTCTTAATTAAAATGTATGCTGCCTTTATGGAAATAGGTTTTGTTACTCAAGCACGCATTTTGAAAGCAATTATTCTCTCTCCATCGAATTATGCCAAAGCAGCAGCGTACAAGATAGCGTCACAAAAGCTCTCTTTAGTCTCCTCCTTTTTTGACTTTATTCTCTTTTTTGGTTGGATCACTTTTGGACTTACTGCGCTTGAGGCAACAGTCCATATTGGAAATGAAGCAATGCGCTCTGTCCTTTTTGTGATGAGTTTTATTGCTATCAATTATGTTTTGCTCCTCCCTTTTGATCTGTACCAAACCTTTGGACTTGATAAAAAATTTGGTTTTTCTACGATTAATGTTAAAACATTTATTTTAGATCAGATCAAATCAATCTTGATGTTTATCTTGTTTGGGGGTGCATTTTTTTGGGCTATGAGTGTGATTATTATGGCATATAACTATTGGTGGTTTTATGGGTTTTTATTCTCTTTTGTGGTTATTTTATTTATCAATATGATCTATCCGATTATTATCGTTCCATTATTCAATAAGCTCACTCCTCTTGAAGATGAAAACCTTAAAAGTTCTATTGAAGCACTTCTGAATAAAGCAGGGCTGAAGAGTAGCGGTGTTTTTAGTTTAGATGCGAGTAAACGTGACAATAGACTTAATGCTTATTTTGGTGGGCTGGGTAGTTCTAAACGCGTTGTACTTTTCGATACCTTAATCGCCAAATTGGAAAAACATGAGTTGTTGGCTGTACTTGGGCATGAACTGGGGCATTTTACCCACAAAGATATTCTTAAAAATATTGCATCAAGTGCTTTAATGCTTTTTGTGATGTTTGCTCTCTTTGGAAATCTCCCTGTAGAGCTTTTTGATTCTTTACATGTAAACAAATCTGCTGCCAGTATTATGGTGCTTTTTCTCTTATTATCTCCCGTTGTCTCGTTTATCTTAATGCCTCTTTTTGGACTTTTGAGTCGTTACAATGAATACCGAGCCGATGAATATGGTAGTGTTTGCGAAAGCAAAGAAGCACTTGCATCTGCTTTGGTTAAGCTCGCAGATGAAAATAAAAGTTTCCCTTTTTCACATCCTTTAACGATTGCACTTTATTTCACCCATCCACCATTAACTGAAAGACTAAAAAAATTAGGCATGCATTTTGAAGAAGGTGAAGCACTTGCGCATTAA
- a CDS encoding peptidylprolyl isomerase, translating into MITWMQRHKKYLVITIWISTIAFVGAGFVGWGAYDMNKDRAASVAKVGHRIISVQEFQTAYANHFNYYNNLLGGKLTQEQAEQMGLNKIVMNTLINQNLLLNYADEIGLLATKEDIKDRIKNTPSFQTDGVFNKELYYSILKANRINPNDYENGLEKEILNAKLENFFKLTPSQKEIDLFASAFFMEDHLAISVVTLDANEVTASEEAIKTYWDKNKSKYLTKKSYTLELLNIPASQTKFDDKTLEEFYVQEKHNYTQPDGKLMSFEEAKPKVMIDLRLKNDKKSALESFLAFKKGEVNASETKVIFDDDTTFPLEKIQVAAKDEVLKPLIVKDNYVIIKMKEIKFPEPMSYELAKKDASRDLLEELKNATLEKKAQAKLENFTASSDLGFVSRDSVKSIAGLSEAKSAEFLSHVFDNMNKKGYKVIDGKAIVYEVLEQKLLNKDKAKQYVSLISENILQVKQAELNQNLIKKLAAAYKVEQYYKGK; encoded by the coding sequence ATGATTACGTGGATGCAACGTCATAAAAAATATTTGGTCATCACTATCTGGATTAGCACAATAGCATTCGTTGGTGCTGGTTTTGTAGGATGGGGTGCTTATGATATGAACAAAGATCGTGCAGCCTCTGTCGCAAAAGTTGGGCATCGAATCATCTCGGTTCAAGAGTTTCAAACAGCTTATGCCAACCATTTCAATTACTACAACAATCTCTTAGGTGGCAAGCTCACTCAAGAACAAGCCGAGCAAATGGGTCTTAACAAAATTGTTATGAATACCCTTATAAATCAGAACCTTCTATTAAACTATGCTGATGAAATAGGTCTTTTGGCAACAAAAGAAGACATTAAAGATCGAATTAAAAATACCCCAAGTTTTCAAACAGATGGCGTTTTCAACAAAGAGCTCTACTATTCTATCTTAAAAGCAAACCGCATCAACCCAAATGATTATGAAAATGGCCTTGAAAAAGAGATTTTAAATGCAAAACTAGAAAACTTTTTCAAACTTACTCCTTCACAAAAAGAGATCGATCTCTTTGCTTCCGCTTTCTTCATGGAAGATCATCTTGCAATCAGCGTTGTAACACTAGATGCCAATGAAGTAACTGCTAGTGAAGAAGCCATAAAAACATATTGGGACAAAAATAAATCTAAATACCTTACGAAAAAAAGTTATACACTTGAATTGCTCAATATCCCTGCTTCTCAAACAAAATTTGATGATAAAACATTAGAAGAATTTTACGTACAAGAAAAACATAACTACACACAACCTGATGGAAAGCTGATGAGTTTTGAAGAAGCAAAACCAAAAGTAATGATTGATCTTCGACTCAAAAATGACAAAAAAAGTGCCTTAGAATCCTTCCTTGCTTTTAAAAAAGGCGAAGTGAATGCAAGTGAAACCAAAGTTATTTTTGATGATGACACAACGTTTCCTCTTGAAAAAATTCAAGTAGCTGCGAAAGATGAAGTACTCAAACCACTTATTGTCAAAGACAACTACGTTATAATAAAAATGAAAGAGATTAAATTCCCAGAGCCAATGTCTTATGAGTTAGCCAAGAAAGATGCCAGTCGTGATCTTTTAGAAGAACTCAAAAATGCTACCTTAGAGAAAAAAGCTCAAGCTAAACTTGAAAATTTCACAGCAAGTAGTGATCTTGGTTTTGTAAGCAGAGATTCTGTTAAGTCAATTGCAGGTCTGAGTGAAGCAAAAAGTGCTGAGTTTTTAAGTCACGTTTTTGATAACATGAACAAAAAAGGTTATAAGGTTATTGACGGTAAAGCCATAGTCTACGAGGTTTTGGAACAAAAGTTGCTTAATAAAGACAAAGCTAAGCAGTATGTTAGTTTGATTAGCGAAAATATTTTACAAGTTAAACAAGCTGAATTAAACCAAAATCTTATTAAAAAGCTCGCTGCTGCATACAAAGTCGAGCAATACTACAAAGGAAAATAG